One genomic segment of Aquipluma nitroreducens includes these proteins:
- the cysQ gene encoding 3'(2'),5'-bisphosphate nucleotidase CysQ, which yields MEVIKLIDKAINAALLAGIKIREVYSLADFEVQVKDDQTPVTLADQYAHDEILKALESTHLPVLSEEGIHLSFQERKNWDFFWLVDPLDGTKEFIKRNDEFTVNIALIRNNEPVAGVIYAPVTGELYVGIQGIGAFKLFNPAENCNFQIVQLSGIKLPEKAKRNEFAVVVSRSHMNQETKEYIENLKSKHESIRLINKGSSLKICMVAEGTADVYPKIGKTMEWDTAAGHAIVKAAGKNIFLQDLKTELTYNKEDLQNPNFIVK from the coding sequence ATGGAAGTAATAAAATTAATTGATAAAGCTATAAATGCAGCTTTGCTTGCGGGAATCAAAATCAGGGAAGTTTATTCTTTAGCTGATTTTGAAGTGCAGGTAAAAGATGATCAAACACCGGTAACTTTAGCTGACCAATATGCACATGATGAAATTCTGAAGGCACTCGAGAGCACTCACCTTCCGGTTTTAAGCGAGGAAGGAATTCATTTAAGTTTTCAGGAACGGAAAAATTGGGATTTCTTTTGGCTCGTTGATCCGTTGGACGGAACCAAAGAATTCATTAAGCGCAATGATGAATTTACGGTTAATATTGCCCTTATCCGGAATAATGAACCCGTTGCTGGCGTCATTTATGCACCTGTAACAGGAGAACTTTACGTCGGCATTCAGGGAATCGGAGCTTTCAAACTTTTCAATCCGGCTGAAAACTGCAACTTTCAAATCGTGCAGCTTTCAGGAATAAAACTTCCGGAGAAAGCAAAACGGAACGAATTTGCAGTTGTGGTTAGCCGATCGCACATGAATCAGGAAACAAAAGAATACATTGAAAATCTTAAAAGTAAACATGAATCAATTCGCCTAATTAATAAGGGAAGTTCGCTTAAAATATGCATGGTTGCCGAAGGAACCGCTGATGTTTACCCAAAAATTGGAAAAACGATGGAATGGGATACCGCTGCTGGACATGCGATAGTTAAAGCAGCCGGGAAGAACATTTTCCTTCAGGATTTAAAAACAGAATTGACTTACAATAAAGAAGATTTACAAAATCCAAATTTCATAGTAAAATGA
- a CDS encoding DegT/DnrJ/EryC1/StrS family aminotransferase: protein MNIQMVDLYSQYQKIKDEIDRAMQEVIRSSVFVKGGKVNEFEDNLKEYLDVKHVISCGNGTDALQIALMALDLKEGDEVITTPFTFVSTLEVLALMKLKPVLVDVDPNSFNIRPDLINQHINHLTKAIVPVHLYGQCADMETLNEIARENNLFVIEDACQALGTEYIFRNGMTARAGTIGDIACNSFFPTKNLGAFGDGGALFTNNDELAKNMRSIANHGMSKRYYYQQIGLNSRLDAIQAAILDVKLKYLDQYIAARQAAADFYDQKLSKISGLTIPARVSYSSHTFHQYTIQVPEKRDALHKFLADKNIPSMIYYPVPLHLQEAYSYLGYKKGDFPVSEKLSEQVLSLPMHTELTVEQLDYITSAIREFFN, encoded by the coding sequence ATGAATATTCAAATGGTGGATTTGTACAGTCAGTACCAAAAGATAAAAGATGAGATAGATCGGGCGATGCAAGAGGTTATTCGCTCTTCTGTATTTGTCAAAGGAGGAAAAGTCAACGAATTTGAGGATAACCTGAAAGAATACCTGGATGTAAAACATGTTATTTCATGTGGAAACGGTACCGATGCTCTTCAAATTGCCCTTATGGCTTTGGATTTGAAAGAAGGAGATGAGGTGATCACTACGCCATTTACCTTTGTTTCAACGCTCGAAGTATTAGCCCTAATGAAATTAAAGCCTGTTTTGGTGGATGTTGACCCGAATAGCTTTAATATCAGACCCGATTTGATTAATCAGCACATCAACCACCTCACAAAAGCTATCGTGCCCGTTCACCTTTATGGTCAATGTGCCGATATGGAAACGTTGAATGAAATTGCCCGTGAAAATAACCTTTTCGTAATTGAAGATGCCTGCCAGGCTTTGGGCACAGAATACATTTTCAGGAATGGGATGACCGCTAGAGCCGGGACTATTGGCGACATTGCCTGTAATTCTTTCTTCCCGACCAAAAATTTAGGTGCATTTGGCGATGGCGGCGCCTTGTTTACAAATAACGACGAATTGGCAAAGAATATGCGTTCCATCGCCAATCATGGTATGAGCAAGCGCTACTATTACCAGCAAATCGGCTTGAATTCGAGGTTAGACGCCATTCAGGCTGCTATTCTCGATGTGAAACTAAAATACCTCGATCAATATATTGCAGCCCGGCAAGCTGCTGCTGACTTTTACGATCAAAAATTATCCAAGATTTCAGGATTAACGATTCCTGCAAGGGTTTCGTACAGTTCCCATACTTTTCATCAATATACCATTCAAGTGCCTGAAAAGCGCGATGCACTTCATAAATTCCTTGCTGACAAAAATATTCCGAGCATGATTTATTATCCCGTACCGCTTCATCTTCAGGAAGCCTATAGCTATCTGGGGTATAAAAAAGGCGATTTTCCTGTTTCAGAGAAACTATCGGAACAAGTATTATCTTTGCCCATGCACACCGAATTAACCGTTGAACAACTTGATTATATCACCTCGGCAATTCGCGAATTTTTCAACTAA
- a CDS encoding TonB-dependent receptor: protein MIKEGENRGIRPPPVFKVYQIQFLINKPFKVMKKKRIRQNLCRGCMPKFLLKMKLLSFFILVSAITTLAANSYSQQTKFNISFRSATVREVLQKIEDSSEFIFLYSEKSVDVDRKVDVNVTNQTVDVVLDQLFNGTRNFYEIRNRQISILEKGSTENSYLKIGTESSQQPKSISGKVTDSSGGSLPGVSVVVKGTTTGVITDMDGKYTLSNIPENSILQFSFVGMKTQEVMVSGKTTINMTLIEETIGIEEVVAIGYGTQKKVSLTGSVGSIKGDAMTERPVSNLQQALQGQLPGVTVTDLGGAPGKSNTTIRVRGLTTLGNNNPLIIVDGLEQRLSDINPNDIESISVLKDASSTAIYGSRAANGVMLITTKRAKSGKVSVAYNGFYALEKAINIPQHMGLEDYMHMMNVGDKNAGISPRYTEAYISEYVNAKDRYKYPLPNTWFQTVFSVAPHQSHSLSVSGGSEHIKTRASLRYENQDAIVPNSGSDIKEVRINNDFKVSNKINLITDLNYRSSSYTSLVNDNNIYENIYNRMLHSSLWAVPKYPDGTYGLSPQGHNPLMYAEIGGTSKTIDDYVVGSVKGDWEILKGLKFSTQLAAQIENSATKAFANSYVVRDYYNPTIIKKTVSPNRLDELRSMEREFTINNLLNYSTTIGKHTLNILAGYSQIEHSSNYISAYRQQFYNNDIQSLGQGANDNTKSNGGYDAEWGLRSYFGRINYSFAEKYYFEGNSRYDGSSRFAEKHRYGFYPSFSAGWRLSKETFWKYLDKYVNELKLRGSWGKTGNQAVELYSYFPVLNSVTYTFGGNSAQGYVQQKMADPNLTWETTTQANVGLDAQFLNNKFSLIIDYYRKRTDGILLLLPVPGTFGLTASPQNAGVVDNNGWEISMETRNKWGRLGFIANANININNNKVISLAETGPYLNGSNIDPLFITAEGYAINSFWGYETDGLFQSEEEIRNYPTLVGGTKPGDVKYVDRNNDGVINADDMTYMGDSFPKYTFGGNINLSYRNFSLNLLFQGAADVKTRIAGALVEMGANNAFTHKIYTNNYWTPENTNARFPRPITSDIRNFNSSDRMMINATYLRLKNIQLMYQLPTSLTQKFHIEKVNVYVSSTNLLTFSKLNEWNLDPETPPGRANYYPQIGSTALGININF, encoded by the coding sequence ATGATTAAAGAAGGAGAAAACCGGGGAATTAGGCCTCCGCCGGTTTTCAAAGTTTATCAAATACAGTTTTTAATTAATAAACCTTTTAAAGTTATGAAAAAAAAACGAATCAGGCAGAACCTGTGTAGGGGTTGTATGCCAAAATTTCTCTTAAAAATGAAACTACTGAGTTTTTTCATCCTGGTTTCTGCAATTACGACGCTAGCTGCGAATAGCTATTCGCAACAAACCAAATTTAACATCTCTTTTCGTAGCGCAACAGTTCGGGAAGTTCTTCAAAAAATTGAGGACTCCAGTGAGTTTATTTTCCTGTACAGTGAAAAATCAGTTGATGTTGACAGAAAAGTCGATGTTAATGTAACTAACCAAACAGTTGATGTTGTTTTAGACCAATTGTTCAATGGTACTAGAAACTTCTATGAGATAAGAAATAGACAGATTTCGATACTTGAGAAGGGATCAACTGAAAATTCTTATTTGAAGATTGGAACTGAGTCTTCCCAGCAGCCCAAATCCATCTCCGGAAAAGTCACTGATTCTTCCGGTGGTTCGTTGCCGGGTGTTTCTGTTGTAGTGAAAGGAACAACAACGGGAGTTATTACTGATATGGATGGAAAATACACTCTTTCAAATATTCCTGAAAATTCTATTTTACAGTTCTCGTTTGTCGGCATGAAGACTCAAGAGGTTATGGTGAGTGGTAAAACAACCATTAATATGACCCTTATAGAAGAGACTATAGGCATAGAGGAAGTAGTAGCCATTGGATATGGCACTCAGAAAAAAGTCAGCCTAACTGGCTCGGTCGGATCAATTAAAGGAGATGCAATGACAGAAAGGCCAGTTTCCAATCTACAGCAGGCATTACAGGGACAATTGCCAGGAGTGACAGTAACAGATTTGGGAGGAGCGCCTGGAAAGTCCAATACTACAATAAGAGTGAGAGGATTGACAACTTTAGGTAATAATAACCCCCTCATCATAGTAGATGGTTTGGAGCAAAGATTATCCGATATAAATCCAAATGATATCGAATCTATTTCTGTCCTAAAAGACGCATCCTCTACAGCAATATACGGATCAAGAGCTGCCAATGGAGTTATGTTAATTACTACAAAGCGTGCAAAGTCAGGGAAAGTGTCTGTGGCTTATAATGGATTCTATGCCTTAGAAAAGGCAATTAATATACCTCAGCATATGGGATTAGAAGATTATATGCATATGATGAACGTTGGAGATAAAAATGCTGGAATTTCACCAAGATACACTGAAGCATATATTTCTGAATATGTTAATGCAAAAGACCGTTACAAATATCCATTGCCAAATACATGGTTTCAGACAGTTTTTAGTGTTGCCCCACACCAAAGTCACTCTTTGTCGGTAAGTGGTGGAAGTGAGCACATCAAAACACGAGCAAGTCTTAGATATGAGAATCAGGATGCAATCGTTCCTAACTCTGGATCTGATATTAAAGAGGTAAGAATAAATAACGATTTTAAGGTATCAAATAAAATAAACCTTATTACAGACTTAAACTATCGGAGTTCATCTTATACATCTTTGGTAAATGACAATAATATATATGAGAATATTTACAATAGAATGTTACATTCCAGCCTGTGGGCTGTGCCTAAATATCCTGACGGAACGTATGGCTTAAGTCCTCAGGGACATAATCCACTCATGTATGCAGAGATTGGCGGAACTTCGAAAACTATTGATGATTATGTTGTTGGCAGCGTAAAAGGTGATTGGGAAATTTTAAAAGGGTTGAAGTTTAGCACTCAACTCGCAGCGCAAATAGAGAATTCGGCTACTAAAGCTTTTGCTAACAGCTATGTAGTAAGGGATTATTACAATCCAACAATTATAAAAAAGACAGTATCTCCTAATCGCCTCGATGAACTAAGAAGTATGGAACGTGAGTTTACGATCAATAATCTTCTAAATTATTCAACAACTATAGGAAAACATACTTTAAATATTTTAGCTGGATATTCGCAGATTGAACATAGCAGTAACTATATTTCTGCATATCGACAACAGTTTTATAATAACGACATTCAATCCCTAGGTCAGGGTGCCAATGACAATACTAAAAGTAATGGAGGCTATGATGCAGAATGGGGTCTGCGCTCCTATTTTGGTCGTATTAATTATTCCTTTGCCGAAAAATATTACTTTGAAGGCAATAGTCGCTATGATGGTTCATCACGCTTTGCGGAAAAACACAGATACGGTTTTTATCCTTCCTTTTCCGCCGGTTGGCGACTTTCAAAAGAAACATTCTGGAAATATTTGGATAAGTATGTAAATGAGCTGAAATTACGAGGTTCCTGGGGAAAGACTGGTAATCAAGCTGTGGAACTTTATAGTTACTTCCCCGTTTTGAACTCGGTTACTTATACTTTTGGCGGCAATTCGGCACAAGGTTATGTACAGCAAAAAATGGCTGATCCAAACTTAACATGGGAAACTACGACACAAGCAAATGTTGGTTTAGACGCGCAGTTCTTAAACAACAAGTTTTCCCTAATAATCGATTATTATAGGAAGAGAACTGATGGAATATTATTGCTTCTTCCGGTACCTGGTACTTTTGGATTAACTGCATCACCTCAGAATGCAGGAGTTGTAGACAATAATGGTTGGGAAATATCAATGGAAACACGGAATAAATGGGGGCGCTTAGGATTTATTGCAAATGCAAATATCAACATAAACAACAACAAAGTAATTAGCCTCGCAGAAACGGGTCCTTATCTTAATGGCTCCAATATTGATCCCCTTTTTATTACTGCAGAAGGTTATGCAATAAATTCTTTCTGGGGGTATGAAACTGATGGGCTATTTCAGAGTGAAGAAGAAATACGAAATTATCCAACTCTCGTTGGTGGAACAAAGCCCGGAGATGTAAAGTATGTCGACAGGAACAATGATGGTGTGATTAATGCGGATGATATGACCTATATGGGAGATAGTTTTCCAAAATATACATTCGGGGGTAACATTAATCTGTCATATCGTAATTTCTCCTTAAATCTCTTATTTCAAGGAGCTGCAGATGTTAAAACCCGAATAGCCGGAGCTTTAGTTGAAATGGGGGCCAATAATGCCTTTACCCATAAGATTTATACTAATAATTATTGGACTCCGGAAAATACAAATGCCCGTTTCCCAAGGCCAATTACTTCTGATATTCGAAATTTTAATTCTTCAGATAGGATGATGATCAACGCGACATATTTGCGTTTAAAAAATATTCAGTTGATGTATCAGTTACCCACATCTCTAACGCAAAAATTCCATATTGAGAAGGTTAATGTTTATGTATCCTCAACTAATCTGCTTACCTTCTCTAAATTAAATGAGTGGAACCTAGATCCAGAAACACCACCCGGACGAGCAAACTATTATCCTCAAATCGGATCAACTGCATTAGGTATTAATATAAATTTCTGA
- a CDS encoding RNA polymerase sigma factor, translated as MKEDKYIWEEFKNGEDHALSYIYYQNIDALFFFGKKFTKDENLVLDCIQDLFYELIRKKGNLGETDNIRLYLLKSLRRKLIREIQKKQKQEEQVSELGIFPNVVFSVEEDLIAEEEKSQKTNILKKAMGELNEKQREILYYRFNCGFNYKQISEIMSITNDSARQLVSRAVSSLKNYLDDCGSILLVIFRELKKINSI; from the coding sequence ATGAAAGAAGATAAATATATATGGGAAGAATTTAAGAATGGGGAGGATCATGCCCTTTCGTATATTTATTATCAGAATATTGATGCTCTTTTCTTTTTTGGCAAAAAATTTACAAAAGATGAGAATTTAGTTTTAGACTGTATACAGGATCTATTTTATGAATTAATTCGAAAAAAAGGAAATTTGGGTGAAACAGATAATATTCGGTTATATCTATTGAAATCGCTTAGACGAAAATTGATCCGTGAAATTCAGAAAAAACAAAAGCAGGAAGAGCAAGTTTCTGAGCTCGGAATATTCCCCAATGTTGTTTTCTCTGTAGAAGAAGATTTAATCGCAGAAGAAGAAAAGTCTCAAAAAACAAACATCCTGAAAAAAGCGATGGGTGAACTAAATGAAAAACAGAGAGAAATTCTATATTACAGGTTTAACTGTGGGTTTAATTATAAACAAATTAGCGAGATCATGTCAATTACGAATGATTCCGCCCGTCAGCTTGTATCACGCGCAGTTTCATCATTAAAAAATTATTTGGATGATTGTGGCTCAATTTTATTGGTCATTTTCAGAGAATTGAAAAAAATCAATTCTATTTGA
- a CDS encoding FecR family protein, with the protein MKEEKYKGCSLEELLEDQDFVNQIISIQTNEEWEDFLQANHSAKYNIVQARKIIQIFRVSEGRLRDEPKFNLWKNVSDFNTNFSRKRKVAQLNVFIRYAASILIVFAIGSAIYWGFSTSDNKYSFSKIESVKDNNPILVLANKEKVELASDKESNIIVLKNQDAILVNNDSIIQNIPQSGTDLNAFNEITVPYGKKVTLQLSDGTKVQLNAGSQFAFPQSFNGKTREVYLVGEGYFEVSKNEKQPFIVSTPKVDVKVLGTKFNLSAYSSDNICETVLLEGKVEIHGKGKVFNDRIDLTPNQKAIYSDDTKQLTKSNISDASMYTTWINGWYDFSNEKLDRVLGKLERFYNVKFIYDRALVENALPISGKLDLKDSLSEVMGVLSGVAKIDYKISNENIVIMMKNH; encoded by the coding sequence ATGAAAGAAGAAAAGTACAAAGGATGTTCTCTTGAAGAACTTCTCGAAGATCAGGATTTCGTCAATCAGATAATTAGCATACAGACGAATGAAGAATGGGAAGATTTTCTGCAAGCCAACCATTCTGCTAAATACAATATAGTACAGGCGAGGAAAATTATTCAAATCTTCAGAGTATCTGAAGGAAGACTTCGGGACGAACCCAAATTCAATCTCTGGAAAAACGTTAGTGACTTCAACACAAATTTTTCAAGAAAGCGAAAAGTTGCACAATTAAATGTTTTTATCCGGTATGCTGCCTCTATTTTGATAGTATTTGCAATAGGCAGTGCAATTTATTGGGGATTCTCCACTTCCGATAACAAGTATAGTTTTTCAAAAATTGAATCAGTAAAAGATAATAATCCCATATTGGTTTTAGCCAATAAAGAGAAGGTTGAATTAGCTTCGGATAAAGAATCAAATATTATTGTTCTGAAAAATCAAGATGCGATCTTGGTGAACAATGACAGTATAATTCAAAATATTCCACAGTCAGGAACAGATCTAAATGCTTTTAACGAAATCACCGTTCCCTACGGGAAAAAAGTAACTCTACAATTGTCCGATGGAACTAAAGTTCAGCTAAATGCCGGAAGCCAGTTTGCATTTCCCCAATCATTTAATGGCAAGACCAGAGAAGTTTACCTCGTTGGAGAAGGTTATTTTGAGGTTTCAAAAAATGAGAAACAACCATTTATTGTTTCGACGCCAAAAGTTGATGTAAAAGTATTAGGCACAAAATTTAATCTTTCAGCCTATTCATCCGATAATATTTGTGAAACTGTTTTGCTGGAGGGTAAAGTGGAGATACATGGAAAGGGAAAAGTATTTAATGACAGGATCGATTTAACACCAAACCAAAAGGCTATATATTCCGATGACACCAAACAACTTACTAAATCAAACATTTCGGATGCCAGTATGTACACAACATGGATAAATGGGTGGTACGATTTTTCAAATGAGAAATTAGACAGAGTTCTTGGGAAACTTGAACGATTTTATAATGTAAAATTCATTTATGACAGAGCACTTGTTGAAAATGCACTTCCTATTTCGGGCAAGCTTGATTTAAAGGATTCATTATCTGAAGTTATGGGTGTGTTATCTGGCGTAGCAAAAATTGATTACAAAATATCGAATGAAAATATAGTTATTATGATGAAAAATCATTGA
- a CDS encoding acyltransferase codes for METFFFAHETSVIDPDCQIGEGTKIWHFSHIMSNCSIGQNCSIGQNVVISPEVKIGNRVKIQNNVSVYTGVICEDDVFLGPSAVFTNVFNPRSAIVRKDEYKPTQVLKGATIGANATIVCGITIGRYAFIGAGAVVTKNIPDYALVMGNPARQTGWMSEYGHKLKFNPEGLAVCPESQDKYRLENGKVSKI; via the coding sequence ATGGAAACATTTTTTTTTGCACACGAAACTTCGGTCATCGATCCGGATTGTCAAATTGGAGAAGGAACTAAAATCTGGCATTTCTCTCACATCATGTCTAATTGTAGTATTGGGCAAAACTGTTCGATAGGTCAGAATGTGGTTATTTCGCCTGAAGTAAAAATTGGCAACCGCGTGAAGATTCAGAATAATGTTTCAGTTTATACAGGCGTGATTTGTGAAGACGATGTCTTTCTAGGGCCGTCCGCAGTTTTTACTAATGTATTTAATCCACGAAGCGCCATAGTCCGGAAAGATGAGTACAAGCCAACCCAGGTACTAAAAGGAGCAACAATTGGCGCCAATGCCACCATCGTTTGCGGAATAACCATCGGAAGATATGCTTTTATTGGTGCTGGAGCAGTCGTCACCAAGAATATTCCGGATTATGCATTGGTCATGGGTAATCCAGCTCGTCAAACCGGTTGGATGAGTGAATATGGTCACAAATTAAAATTCAATCCGGAAGGGTTGGCTGTATGTCCTGAAAGTCAGGATAAATACAGGCTCGAAAATGGGAAAGTATCAAAAATCTAA
- a CDS encoding site-specific integrase: MRVTVNFSLKKTKSRADGKCPVYVRCTMNNQRFELSTSIFICPESWDDERQQVVGRSEESKILNNRLNKIRNRVQEVYSQLESKGEPFSTLNVKDKLLGISNEKGLLEILDGIIKGIEARVGNDYSEGTLKHYKTTRERLIEFLRKKFGRNDIGLSLVDYSFLNSFDIYLKTEYQLKPNTALTYHKHLKKTLNTGIAMNLISNNTYNSFKVSRNETHRDYLTIQELEQIRNKEICTLRMETIRDIFIFACYTGLGYAELKKLNSTHIHQGNDSGKWIIIDRTKTDIRCRVPLLPQAKAILQKYENFPITQNRGKLLPVHSNQKMNEYLKELAGICGINKNLSMHVARHTFATTVTLTNGVPIETVSKMLGHTSLKTTQIYARIVDSKISADMKKLNAILNEKKEDNVLI; this comes from the coding sequence ATGAGAGTAACAGTAAATTTTTCACTAAAGAAAACGAAATCCCGTGCTGATGGGAAATGCCCGGTTTATGTACGGTGTACCATGAACAATCAACGTTTTGAATTATCTACCAGCATCTTTATTTGTCCTGAATCATGGGATGATGAGCGGCAGCAAGTTGTTGGAAGATCCGAAGAATCTAAAATTTTGAATAACCGGTTGAATAAAATCCGTAACAGAGTACAGGAGGTTTATAGTCAATTGGAATCAAAAGGAGAACCTTTCTCTACTTTAAATGTAAAAGATAAATTGCTGGGGATTAGCAACGAAAAGGGGTTATTAGAAATTCTTGATGGTATTATCAAAGGTATTGAGGCACGTGTCGGGAATGATTATTCCGAAGGAACATTAAAGCACTACAAAACAACCAGAGAAAGACTTATAGAATTTCTGAGAAAGAAATTTGGGAGGAATGATATTGGACTTTCTTTGGTGGATTACAGTTTTCTAAACTCATTTGACATCTACCTGAAAACGGAATACCAATTAAAACCAAATACGGCTTTAACATACCATAAACATCTAAAAAAGACGTTGAACACGGGCATAGCGATGAATCTGATCTCGAATAATACTTACAACTCATTCAAAGTTTCCCGTAACGAGACCCACCGTGATTACCTGACAATTCAAGAACTGGAGCAAATCAGGAATAAGGAAATTTGTACCCTCAGAATGGAGACTATTCGCGACATATTTATTTTTGCATGTTACACAGGATTGGGGTATGCCGAACTAAAAAAGTTGAACAGTACACATATCCATCAAGGAAACGATAGCGGAAAATGGATCATTATTGACCGAACCAAGACAGATATCCGGTGTAGAGTTCCTCTATTACCACAAGCCAAAGCCATATTGCAGAAATATGAGAATTTTCCCATAACACAGAACAGAGGGAAATTGCTCCCTGTGCACTCAAACCAAAAAATGAATGAATATCTCAAAGAACTGGCTGGCATCTGCGGAATCAATAAAAATCTATCTATGCATGTTGCCAGACATACTTTTGCTACTACTGTGACCTTAACCAATGGTGTACCGATAGAAACAGTTTCAAAGATGTTAGGGCATACTTCTTTGAAAACAACTCAAATTTATGCAAGGATTGTGGATTCAAAAATATCAGCAGATATGAAAAAATTGAATGCTATCCTAAATGAAAAAAAGGAAGATAACGTGCTCATTTAG
- a CDS encoding Gfo/Idh/MocA family protein yields the protein MSSSKKIRFAVVGQGHVGKRHAEMILRNPQSELVAVCDILTPEECKTSYNGISFYQSLDELFEKENDIDVLNICTPNGLHAEMALKALGKGLHVVVEKPMALTKTDAERIVFKSLEKNRNVFCVMQNRYSPPSVWLKSVMQENLLGQLFHVQINCYWNRDDRYYTRKNWHGDAKLDGGTLFTQFSHFVDIMYWLFGDIKNISGQFKDFNHQTLTDFEDTGIVNFEFVNEGIGTLNYSTAIYQENLESSMTIIGEKGTIKVAGQYMNEVVYCNIKDYQMPELEASAPPNDYGLYKGSAQNHHLVIQNVVNSLNGHAPISTNALEGLKVVDIIERIYAVRDQVWKK from the coding sequence ATGTCATCATCAAAAAAAATACGATTTGCTGTTGTTGGACAAGGGCACGTTGGCAAACGCCATGCTGAAATGATTCTTCGGAATCCGCAGTCGGAATTGGTTGCTGTTTGCGATATCCTAACTCCGGAAGAATGCAAAACCTCATACAATGGAATTTCATTTTATCAGTCTCTTGACGAATTATTTGAAAAAGAGAATGATATCGATGTTTTGAATATCTGCACTCCAAATGGATTACATGCTGAAATGGCGTTAAAAGCACTCGGGAAAGGTTTGCATGTCGTGGTTGAAAAACCAATGGCTTTGACAAAAACGGATGCCGAACGAATTGTTTTCAAATCGCTCGAGAAAAATCGTAATGTATTCTGTGTTATGCAGAACCGCTACTCTCCCCCATCGGTATGGCTCAAAAGTGTGATGCAAGAAAACCTGTTGGGTCAGCTTTTCCATGTTCAGATTAATTGTTATTGGAACCGCGATGATCGTTATTACACCCGCAAAAACTGGCATGGCGACGCGAAACTGGATGGCGGAACCTTGTTTACCCAGTTTTCGCACTTTGTCGACATCATGTATTGGTTGTTTGGCGACATCAAAAATATCAGTGGCCAATTCAAAGACTTTAATCACCAGACCTTAACTGATTTTGAAGATACCGGGATTGTTAATTTCGAATTCGTTAATGAAGGAATTGGCACATTAAACTATTCGACAGCCATTTACCAAGAGAATCTGGAAAGCAGCATGACCATTATTGGCGAAAAAGGCACCATTAAAGTGGCCGGACAATACATGAATGAAGTGGTTTACTGCAACATCAAAGATTATCAAATGCCTGAACTGGAAGCCAGCGCCCCTCCAAACGACTATGGCTTGTATAAAGGATCCGCTCAGAATCATCATTTGGTCATTCAAAATGTGGTCAATTCTCTAAATGGACATGCGCCAATCAGTACAAATGCTCTTGAAGGTTTAAAAGTAGTCGACATTATTGAGCGTATTTACGCCGTTAGAGATCAAGTCTGGAAAAAATAA